CTTCCTGATACCCAGCCAGCCCCTCAAAGCCCAGAAAAAAAGGTCGGTTCCGGATCTCGATAGCGGCGTACTTACGGACTTACCGGATGAGAGAAATCCTCGAGGGATTTTCGTCCTCGATAGAAAAGGTGGAGTTATAGGTATAAGATCCTCGACACAAAGCGATACGAGTATCTTTAATACTATCCGCAGTATTTCGAAGAACGTTAAATTTCGATATCCTGGTGATCTGGATATACCGGATCTCGGTGTCATTCCGAAAGCCGACCACATTCTCGGCTTATACAGCTGTCACGAGTCAGACCGCAAGATAAAATCTCAAAGGTACCCACACGCACATTACATCTACCTTGTACCTAGGCATGCTCACTTCCTCAGCTTTCACCGTTTCCATTGCTTACCTATAATGAACACTGACAACGgtatgagaataaattttacagatCCGTCGATAGTCCGTGACCGGTCAGTGACTATAACTTTCTCGCGTAATTAGAGTTCCCAGTTCATTTGGAACTTCCGGATATGACCGTATAGAGAGACTAGTTCCATCGAGCAGCTGTCGAACAACCCTGATAGTGATTGACTGTACTCGAAAATAAGGTGGCTTTTTCAAAAGGCATTAACGATCTAATGGCAAAATCCCCAAACACACGAGTAGCCGGTGCAATTGTCTCGACTTCCGGTCACGTGAGCCGGCTTTAAATCCATCCGAGAAACCGCGCATTGGACAACAGTCGCGCGTTTAAAGATCCAATTGCATCCGTCGGTAACAACACGAGGCCCGAAAGAACGACCTCAAAACCTCTAATCCGGTAACAAGCTATTCCTCTGCATCCACGCGCCCCGAACGGCACGCGTCTACGGAGCGAAGAACGAAAGAGAGGGGGAGCAACGGGTAGCGGGTACCCCTCCGCCACTGATTATGGGGTGAGCTGAAGCCGGCATGGTGGTGCCCCGTGGTGCATGGTGATCGTGCGGCGTGGAGGGGGCAAAGGGCTCGGGGGGTGTATATATGCCCTCACAGCCCTTAAGCACATGCACAGTACTAGACCGTACCCCGTATAGATCGGTGGTCCTTTcctcgttcgttcgttcgttcgtttcttCGGCCCTTAATCGATGCGCACGCGAACCGAGTGAGAGAAAATCAACGTGCATATTCGCCTGCTTCTTCATCGGCTCGCGTACAACCGCCATGTgtttaaaagaaatttcgCCATTCTGCTGACAGTGTGCCATttgttttctcaaattttgctCATAAGTTTTACGTCTCGTTTCACGGTGTGTGGTGAATTATCTATAACGAAGGGATATATATCTCTGTCGGATATTTActttacacaatttttcgaTCCAGGTGAGCACGGAGGGAgaatatttctgtttttttttttttttagttagaaTTTCCTAGATTGTTCAACGAAGCCTCGATAACATTAATGGTtgggaaaattgaaatgaaaatcgaaagAACTGTTTTCGATATTCAGGAtacatgtaaaaataaaatatcgttattgaaactggaaatttatttttgcttgCGATAATCACATTGAATTTATTCGTTGATAGAAGCTGATCAGAGTTGTTGCGACATACCGAACGTAATTTTCTCGTCCAAAATTGACTCCTCGAGACACTCGGCACTCAGGGCATGACGCATATGCCTTCATTGAAGTATTTCGTCGCTCTTTTGTTTCAGAATAAGCCCCAGTGCAATGTCGTCGGAATATTCATTCTGCAGCGAGGGAGGCTTTGACGAGCTTTCAAGCTCGTCTGACTCTGGTTTTGACGTGAGCTTTGAATCCCCGAAGCACGAGTCACCCACCGACGCTCTTTTCCCCACCGCAAAGGaagagaaacggaaaaaatcGCGCGGCACGCGGTGCAAGAGTCCAACTCAGGTGAGTTACCTTTCATCTGTACTCATTTGCACTGAATTAAGAATTCGAGTCACGAAACTTGGAGCAAGACTAGAATATTCCAAGACAATCCGTCATCGTTGTCGAAAATCCGCAGGTCCTTCGCCTGAAACGTAACCGTCGCATAAAAGCGAACGATCGAGAACGACACCGGATGCACACCCTGAACGACGCGCTGGAACGTCTTCGCCTGGCGCTCCCGACGTTCCCCGAGGATACGAAATTGACGAAGATCGAGACGCTCCGCTTCGCTCACAACTACATATGGGCCCTGTCGCAGACCCTGGGAAAGTCCGAGGCCGGCGAGATAACACTGAACGTCGGGAACGTGACGGTTAGCATCGGCGAGAACGGGAACATGATCACATCTTCGACCGGAAGCTGCG
The Neodiprion fabricii isolate iyNeoFabr1 chromosome 1, iyNeoFabr1.1, whole genome shotgun sequence DNA segment above includes these coding regions:
- the LOC124174455 gene encoding neurogenin-1; translation: MSSEYSFCSEGGFDELSSSSDSGFDVSFESPKHESPTDALFPTAKEEKRKKSRGTRCKSPTQVLRLKRNRRIKANDRERHRMHTLNDALERLRLALPTFPEDTKLTKIETLRFAHNYIWALSQTLGKSEAGEITLNVGNVTVSIGENGNMITSSTGSCAVAAQKRLGPAHSAFPYPQERFMPEWQEYDCYSDQSISPPVQYQPCYEQRVYGHHSPHVLPATHHHAMGHHTNMYQCL